Genomic segment of Triticum aestivum cultivar Chinese Spring chromosome 6A, IWGSC CS RefSeq v2.1, whole genome shotgun sequence:
ctcttcacttcctaagccggcaatctcatttgtgatgagagcaagcctagagtacatttcagcgacaccttcaccatccttcattttgaacttgtcaagttgactttgaagcacatccaatttggattccttgacggagtcggtaccttcgtgcatatcaatcaaagtgtcccaaatttcctttgcattctcaagacggctgattttgttgaattcttcggggcacaatccgttgaagagaatatcacaagcttgagcattgtattgcaacatcttcaactcatccgcggtagcttcatggtttggttctctcccatcaaagaagtcaccttgcaaaccaacacacacaatagcccaaacggcggggttatgtccaagaatatgcattttcattttatgcttccaactagcaaaattagtaccatcaaagtaaggacctctacggtgataatttccctcgctagacgccatactctcctaggttgtgaaaccaaggctatgaccaccaaaagctatagaaatcaaagcaaatggagaccaaggctctgataccacttgtaggatcgaaagtatgtctagagggggggtgattagactacttgaccaaataaaaacttaacattttctcaattttagttcttggtagattttagctattttaggacaagtcaagcaatcatcacacaattcaagcaagcatgcaaagagtatattggcagcggaaagtaaagcatgtaacttgcaagaatgtaaagggaagggtttggagaattcaaacgcaattggagacacggatgtttttcccgtggttcggataggtggtgctatcctacatccacgttgatggagacttcaacccacgaagggtaacggttgcgcgagtccacggagggctccacccacgaagggtccacgaagaagcaaccttgtctatcccaccatggccatcgcccacgaaggacttgcctcactagcagtagatcttcacgaagtaggtgatctccttgcccttacaaactccttggttcaactccacaatcttgtcggaggctcccaagtgacacctagccaatctaggagacaccactctccaagaagtaacaaatggtgtgttgatgatgaactccttgctcttgtgcttcaaatgatagtctccccaacactcaactctctctcatgggatttggatctggtggaaagaagatttgagtggaaagcaacttggggaaggctagagatcaagattcatatggtaggaatggaatatcttggtctcaacacatgagtaggtggttctctctcagaacatatgagttggaagtgtagatgtgttctgatggctctctccacgaatgaagaggaggtggaggggtatatatagcctccacataaaatccaactgttacacacaatttaccaatctcggtgggaccgaatcaacaaactcggtcagaccgaaatagtaaacctagtgaccattagagattttcggtgggactgacatgcaactcggtaggaccgattttgttagggttagggcataacgtaatctcggtgaaaccgattacacaaactcggtgagaccgattttggtaataatgtaaccagagagttggtcaggtaaactcggtgggaccgatttgctctttcggtgagaccgaaaagttacaaaaaggaaacactgaatttacattgcaatctcggtgggaccgatccactctttccggtgagaccgaaaagttacgaaagggaaacagagagtttgcaatcccatctcggtgagaccgagatccctatcggtagaaccgatttgctagagtttggcaatggctatgacaagtgaaactcgttgacgccggattgaaagaatcggtagggccgagtttggcttagggtttaggtcaaatgtggatatgggaaagtagttgagggatttggagcatatcactaagcacatgaagcaagaggctcattaagcaacacctcatccctccttgatagtattggcttttcttaaggactcaatgtgatcttggatcactaaaatataaattgaagagtcttgagcttttgagcttgagccaatcctttgtccttagcattttgagggttccactttcaccatccatgccatgccaattattgagctttcctaaaataatcatcttggaatagcattagctcaatgagctatatgttgttatgaattatcaaaaccacctaggaatagttgcactttcatagaGTTTTTCAACCATGAATATCGGTCAACTCTATTTAGTTCCGTTATTCGATTTTCGGTACAAAAGTGATCACCACTAGGCACTAAACATAATGGGCTTTGCTAGACTCACGTAAGGTTACTTAAAATTACAAAACCGTATAACAAAGCCACTTACGAGCCACCACAGTGATTTGACGTTGTCAGCCGTTGGATTCAGCATAGAAACGGCCCAGATTGTTTCGTTAGGCGTTTTCACTGCATCGCGACCTACTGGACCCACATAATCGGGCCGCTACTCCGCAGGTCAAGCTGAATGTGCCCTGCTTGATCGGGCCCTTCAAAGGCCGAATGCGCACAAAGGCCCGGTAAGGGAAAACTCCCATCCATCCTGACGAACCGCTCGTTCCCCGCAGCGGCGGTGCGCCTTGCCGCCCCGTCGCCATTCCGCCCGCTTCCGCGCTTCTCCACGTGCATCCGGGCCTGGGtgccttctcttcttcctccttagGCTCTGACCAAGGACCATTACGGGAGGAAGACCATGGATAATCATTCCATCAATAAATCGGCGCCCGCCTAGAATTTCTGGTAGCGAAGAGGCTGGGTCGGCAACGCGTACATGATCCAGTTTATATTATGTTTCATTACTTTCGTTTCCGCCTTATTTCTCGTGTCTGACCTCCCACTGTTCATTAGCCAAATTCCTTGCTTACATACTTCTACTTGTTTCAGGAATGAGGAGTTTAGAATTTTCTCATGTCAGTAATTACTGGGTGTCAAATCAGATTTTTATTTGCAAGAAAGGCTACCAGACCGGTGCTTCTTCTTTTTCCTAATTGTTAGTCCTTTGCACCTTTTTTAACTTGCTATGTATTGTGGGCTATCTCTTCACTTTTATTCCAGTCACCGCATCCTTTTCTGTTGTCGGTTGTGCTCTATTTTTTAATGTTCATAGTTCATGTGTGCCACACAACATACCTCAGTAGCATAAAACGCCTAAACATTCTCGAGTACACGATCAAGGAGCCGATGATTGTTTGTTTCTAATAAAATGTATTTTCTTTCTAGCAGATTTCAGCACGGCTTGATCTATCAGCTGCATCACAGCAGCAGAATAACACTCACACTGTTAAGGGTATACATTCACACTAGCGCCATATACATTCAGTAAGTTATTGTGCCTGATTTTTTGTATGCTTGAACTAGAAAGTATCAACCCAACACGAGATGTCTAGGTCTCAGAAGCAACAAAGTCAAAATgcttgtttttgttgttgtggactctTTTTTGTACCGGAAAGAAAAAAAACTTGCTGCTCGCAAGGCCAAGGattataaaaaaataaataaataactgaTGGATGCATACATacaattgttttcttcttcctagATCTAGCACTTCATGAAGCATTTGTTTCAGGGTAGCTTCATCTTGCATTTCGTAAGCATCTTGTTCACCAAAGACATCATCGCGATATCACTCTAGCAGAGGTATTAGCAAATGACTCTGGATCATGCCACCTCCCAAAAGATCAGCCACCTGAATACACATGCTGAACATAGGCGAAAGTAACTCAAATTTGTTTGATGTTTCGAGCCCATGGATATCCCAAATTGACATTCCTAATATGATGCACTGTACCCCTAATACCTCCTGCAAGATCTCCTCGTGCTGCGGGAGAACACCGATGGTGCAAGTGATTGTTGCACGCCAGCAACGACCACGTCGATCCGTTTCATAATTTGAATTATTCAAAATTATCATTCCAAATCCACACCCAACATTGTAATTTTGAACCTTTCAATTTTCTTGAGTTTTTTCAATGACTAAATTTTCTCAAACATGTTGTTCTTTTGTTAATATTGGCGGGCGTGGCAACGCGCGCCTCCATGTTCTAGTTCTTATGTAAAAGGAAACATGGAGCGCTGGGGTTGGAGGGACCAGGGAGGAAGGGGTCCACCCCGTGAAAATTAGGGGGCAGAGGTTTAGTTAGGAAGTTTACGCAAGCTTTCGTTAGGCTCTTCGTAGATGTAGTctattacctactaataaagcaaggtgcgtttcttcgatttttttcatccgttcaccgtcaAAAGATCTTTTtttatccaaggtggtactaaacgTCCGTCTATTAGCAAAGGAAAAACGATTTGTGCAGAATTTCATCCATGGGCCCCGCGCCCTATGGCCCAGTAAAGTCAGCCCATTTTTCCTGCCCACGCAGCAATAAGAAAATCCTATTTCCAGCTCATGCGGCAAATAGTTTCAGCTACGCACAAGGCGCCCAAGACTCGGCGGCCCATTTTTGTTTGTGTTCTGTTCCAAATTTTTTTCTGTTTCGTTCTCTTTTTATttcctgtttcttttttatttttcccatTGCAAgtctatttttaattatttttctgaaattcacaattttcaaaaaaatgttcgcaatttcaatttttattcaaaatttcgTAAAAATTTAAGAATTACAAAAATGTGTTCCAATTCTAAAAAATGATTGGATTTTTTTGTCGTGCCAAAAttagttcaaaattttaaaaatattcccaATTTTTAGAAAAATTGTGTATTTAAAAAGTCAAGATTTAAACAAAttcatttgaaaaaaaattcaaaaaaaattcttgtTTTACCGACATGTTTAAAAATTGAAAAGAATGTTTGCATTAAAGAAACTCATTTTCGAAAATTCATCTGCATGTTTAAAACATGTTTCCATTTAAAAAAATGTCCACGGCTTGAAAATGTTTGTATTTTTATAAGAAGGTCATGTTTTTAAGAAATGTATGTGAATTTCAGGAAATGTTCCGTTCAAATCTTTTGTTCGCCTTTTTAAAAAGGTGTggaatttaaaaaaatcataatttgaaaatttgttcatgttgccaagtatatttggcatttcatagttattagtttttgaaaagttcaaaaaaaaagtttCGAATCTGACATTGCATTATATTCTTTAATATTCACGCTGACAATTGGTTAGCAAAACACGTTTGTTTGAGTGGCTAGCAACATGTGGTCGGGTCTTTGAGGTCGTGAGTTCGATCACCCCCATACTGGGCATGCTCTGCATCCGGCGCATCGAGCTAAGTCGGCTCGTTTAAAATAAGGGACACCATAAATTATTGACAGTGGTAGCTTTCATgtgccaataaaagagaatatgctgATTAATTATAAATGAAACAAATTATGGGCACGTGCCAATAAAAAAGAATATACTAGTTTGGTTCCAATTAAAAGGTGCCATGTTGAACTAGAGAATTCAGGCATGTGGGAGTCTTGATCCATTCTTATATTGAGCTAAAGGCATGTAATTTTATTATCCCGTTGCAACGGATGGACATGTGTGCTAGTATTATTCAAACATAATAGCCTGTTAAGAAAAACTTAACTCATGACCGCGGATTGGCCGTCGAAGCGTGTATCACCCTCTAGTGTGGTGCAGCTTAGCCATATATGCATCGCATACACACGACCACGTGTAGGAGGGCAGGACAAGCGGCTATGAAGCCTTCAAGATCAACACAGGTATGCAAGAGACAAGACGGGCAGGGGCAAAACCCAATCCAAATTCCTGCCGAAGATCCAAAGATCGCCGAACAGCTCACGCCGTGTAGAGAGTCTCAGAGAGCTTCTTCTCTCTCACTGTCTCACCAGTGGTTATTTAAGCGAACCGTAGTAGGAGCATCAGTGCATGCCCAGTGCTCTGTGATCCCGCTAGACGGCACGATGTACCCACGGACAACCACCTGTtttctcgccgccgccgtcgtcctcctcctcctgctggccTCCTATCCATGCGCGGCCGCCGCACTTCGCCTGCCGCCGCCCCCTCCAGGTATATATATGCACATATGCAATCAAAGATCCTTTTGGGTGCTTCGAATCCTAGCCTTATCATGTGTATATGAAATGAATCGGGTGCCTCGATGTGATTGCAGTGCTGCTGCTAGGTGGCGACGCCGGTGCTTTCGGCCGGAGCGCGGCGGGTGAGGGGAAGGAGCTGGCAGTGGGAGCTGCCAGGCGCTTGGGGCATAGGACGCCGGTGTGGAGGCCTCCCTCGCCGAGACCCCAGGCCAGCCAGGGGGTGTACACGccgacgccgccaccgccgacgtCGATAAACGAATAGGGGGCCGGCTGTCCGACGGCATGCATGTTCGGGCACACTATGCTGTCTTCCTTCGATCGATCAATATCTCCTGCTTTTTCCAGGGTGTTGCGTGGATATGCACCAGAGGATAAAGGACGGCTTGCTGCCGTGTACGAAAGCACTGTCGTTAGTGTCAAATAAGTTGGAGTCAGTTCAATATAGTAC
This window contains:
- the LOC123131199 gene encoding uncharacterized protein, whose product is MYPRTTTCFLAAAVVLLLLLASYPCAAAALRLPPPPPVLLLGGDAGAFGRSAAGEGKELAVGAARRLGHRTPVWRPPSPRPQASQGVYTPTPPPPTSINE